Part of the Streptomyces sp. WMMC500 genome is shown below.
TCGTCGTAGAGGAAGTTGAAGTAGAGCATCGAGAGCAGGAACTTGGCGAACCGCATCTGGTACGCGGTGAAGCCGGCGCCGGTCTTCCGCTCGTCGGTGTGGTAGTTGACGATGTGCCGGTTGTGCAGGACGCCGGGCAGGGTGGCGTCGTGGACGAGGTGGAAGAGGAAGTAGTCGCTGCCGATGGTGTCGGTGGCGGGCGGCAGCGGGACGGCCTCGTACACGTCGCGGTGGAAGGCGATGTTGCACATGTCGACGCGCATGGGGTCGACGGCGCCGAGGACGGCGTGGTCGCCGCCGAACGGCTCGGTGCCCGCGCCCTTGAAGGACTCCTCGACCAGCGCCCGCTTGCGCTCCTCGGGCCAGTGCGGCGGCGCCCAGAGGCTGACGACGTCGTGGTAGACCGCGGGGTCGAGGGCGTGGATCTCGGCGATGTCGACGGACATCTCGCCGACGAAGGAGGCGCCGACCATCGAGACGGGCTTGTGGGCGTGCAGCGGGTTCAGCGCGTCGGCGTCGACCCGCCGGGCCGCCTCGGCGGCGGGCCGGCCCAGGGTGGCGAGTTCGTGGTGGACGGGGAAGACGGGCCGGCCGGCGGCGGTCTGGTAGCGGCTGTCGGAGTCCCGGCGGTGCACCGAGCGGCAGCCGAGGGCGGCGGCGAGCAGGAACGCGCGGTCGGTGCAGGCGCCGTACGAGACGGTGTCGGGCAGCAGCAGGCGCAGCAGCCTCCGCGCGTCCGCGACCCGCGCGCGGCGGAACACCGCGGCGAGGAAGGTGCGCTGCTCCGCCTCGCCGAGGTGGTGCACGACGACGCCGGGCACCCGCGGCAGCCCGGCGACGGCGGCGGCGTGGCCGGCGCGGTCGCGCTCGGCGGCGGAGTCGAGGATCAGGAAGCGGACCTCGACGCCGAAGTGGGCGGCGGCGTGGACGGCTTCCTCGTACACGGCGGCGATCGTGGCCGCGCAGGCGCGGTTCGTGGGCAGCGTCAGGCAGATGCGTGCCACGCCGGCTCCCCGGTCTGCTCGGTCGTGCCCGCGGCTCTCCCGGCGGGCCCCTCGTCCGGCGCGGGCCGGCGCCAGGAGTCGAGCCCGAGCAGCTTGCGGCCGAGGCCGGTCAGCGCGGCCGGCCCGTACCGCTCGGACTCGTGCGTGCGCGCGTCGCCGAGGAGGGTGGCGTTCCAGTCGGGGGTGCTCAGGGTGCGCCAGGACTCGACGCGGGAGCGCCGCAGCCGCTCGTGCTCCTCCAGGGCGGGCATCATCGCGAGGTACTGCACGGCGCGTACGCCGTTGTCGGAGGAGTTCGCGGCGACGCCGTGGGCCAGCAGCCCGTTCCAGATGAGCAGGTCGCCGGCGGCCAGCTCGGGGCGTACGACGGGGAACTCGGCGCGGTCGGTGTTCGGCCGGATCGGGTCGCGGTCGGCGGGCTGCGCGAGCTTCCACTTCTCGAAGTCCCGGAAGAGCTCGGGCGCGCACTGGAAACCGCCGTGGTCGGGGCGGGTGTCGTTGAGGGCGATGATCCCCTGGACGCGCTGCGGGAGGACGGCGAGGGTGGTGTCGACGTCCCAGTGCAGCTCGATGTCGAAGCCGGTGTCGGTCGGCTCGATCAGGGTGCGGCTGCGGTTGCCGACGTTGGGCGGGTTGAGGTTCAGGCGGTCGAGGGTGACCCACAGCTCGTCGCAGTCCCACACGTCGGCGAAGGCGTCGTAGACCCGGCGGGTCTGGCGGCTGTCCCAGATCAACTGGTGCTGGTACGCCTCGACGAAGCCGTAGACGTGCAGGTCGCGGTCGAGGTCGGAGCGGAACTCGCGGTCCGCGTACCAGGTCTCGGGGCGGTCGGGATCCAGGCCCTGGAACTCCCAGGCGAAGTCCAGCAGCAGGGCGGCCGCCTCGGCGGGTATCGCCTCCCTGACCACGACGTAGCCGTAGGTCTGCCAGAAGGCGTAGTCCTCCTCGGACAGCACGCGCAGCGGCTGGGACTTGCGGATGTCTCGTAACGGGGTACGGGCGAGGTAGGACTCGCCGTCGGCGCTGAAGTACGGGGTGCCGGAGGCGGCACGGTAGAGGTAGGGGCCGGAGTCGGGCATGGAACGTCCTCCAGAGGCGGAACTTTGTTACGTGCTGCCGTCACACCGCGCCGGTGAGGACCTCGGCCGCGGCGATGCCGGAGACGCGCGTGGCACCGTGGGTCGACAGGTGCACGGCGCCGAGCCGGTCCTCGGCGGGCAGGCCCATCTCGACGACGAGCGCGTCCGGCCGCCGCCGTACCAGGTCGGCCAGGGCCTGCCACATCCACGGGTGGCGGGCGGCGTCGCGGACGACGACGACCAGCTCCCGGCCGTCGGCGGGCCGCAGCGCCTGCCCGTCGAGCACGCCCTCGGCGCCGCCGGCAGCGTCGGTCAGCTCGGACTCGCCGAGCCGCACCGACGTGGTGCCGGGGCGCAGGGCGCGCAGCGGGTCGGCGACGCCCCAGGGCGTACGGCCGTCGATGGCGAGGCTGGTGACGGGCGAGAACTCGACGACGTGCGGATCGCCGACGAGCGGAAAGCGGGCGGGTCCCGCCGGGTCGTGGTGGATCCGGACGGCGCGGCGGGCGGCGACGAGGCCGATCTGGTGGTCGGCCCCGTCGCCGCCGCGGGGGTCGCCGGCCGGGACGCTGCGGGTCAGCGCGGCGGACCAGTCGGCGAACTCGTGCACCCGGGCGGCGGCTTCGGCGAGCCGCTCCTCGGGCAGGCTGCCGTCGCGCACGGCGGCGACGATGGCGTCGGTCAGGTCGGTGGTGACGGACTCCTCGGCGCTCTCGCCGCCGACGCACACGGCGTCGACGCCGCCGGCGAGCGCGCGGACGGTGGCGCCGCCGATGCCGTAGAGGTCGGAGACGGCGCCCATCTCGATGCCGTCGGTGACGACGAGGCCGGTGAAGCCGAGCTCGTCGCGGAGCAGGTCGCGGATGATGCGGGGGCTGAGGGTGGCGGGCAGGGTGTCGTCGTAGGCGGGGATGAGCATGTGCGCCGTCATGACGGTGCGTACGCCGGCCTCCATGGCGGCGGTGAACGGCGG
Proteins encoded:
- a CDS encoding glycoside hydrolase family 3 protein — its product is MASLSHPELVRLANSVLQPGFVGTTAPEWLRRRIGEGLASVVLFGRNIVDPEQVAALTAALRAENPDLIIAIDEEAGDVTRIEAGTGATRPGNLALGAVDDVELTERVAYDIGRQLHAMGVSLNYAPSADVNSNPKNPVIGVRSFGARPDLVCRHTAAWIRGLQSAGVAACAKHFPGHGDTSVDSHHGLPHVAADAREIARTALPPFTAAMEAGVRTVMTAHMLIPAYDDTLPATLSPRIIRDLLRDELGFTGLVVTDGIEMGAVSDLYGIGGATVRALAGGVDAVCVGGESAEESVTTDLTDAIVAAVRDGSLPEERLAEAAARVHEFADWSAALTRSVPAGDPRGGDGADHQIGLVAARRAVRIHHDPAGPARFPLVGDPHVVEFSPVTSLAIDGRTPWGVADPLRALRPGTTSVRLGESELTDAAGGAEGVLDGQALRPADGRELVVVVRDAARHPWMWQALADLVRRRPDALVVEMGLPAEDRLGAVHLSTHGATRVSGIAAAEVLTGAV
- a CDS encoding phytanoyl-CoA dioxygenase family protein, translating into MPDSGPYLYRAASGTPYFSADGESYLARTPLRDIRKSQPLRVLSEEDYAFWQTYGYVVVREAIPAEAAALLLDFAWEFQGLDPDRPETWYADREFRSDLDRDLHVYGFVEAYQHQLIWDSRQTRRVYDAFADVWDCDELWVTLDRLNLNPPNVGNRSRTLIEPTDTGFDIELHWDVDTTLAVLPQRVQGIIALNDTRPDHGGFQCAPELFRDFEKWKLAQPADRDPIRPNTDRAEFPVVRPELAAGDLLIWNGLLAHGVAANSSDNGVRAVQYLAMMPALEEHERLRRSRVESWRTLSTPDWNATLLGDARTHESERYGPAALTGLGRKLLGLDSWRRPAPDEGPAGRAAGTTEQTGEPAWHASA
- a CDS encoding DUF6271 family protein codes for the protein MARICLTLPTNRACAATIAAVYEEAVHAAAHFGVEVRFLILDSAAERDRAGHAAAVAGLPRVPGVVVHHLGEAEQRTFLAAVFRRARVADARRLLRLLLPDTVSYGACTDRAFLLAAALGCRSVHRRDSDSRYQTAAGRPVFPVHHELATLGRPAAEAARRVDADALNPLHAHKPVSMVGASFVGEMSVDIAEIHALDPAVYHDVVSLWAPPHWPEERKRALVEESFKGAGTEPFGGDHAVLGAVDPMRVDMCNIAFHRDVYEAVPLPPATDTIGSDYFLFHLVHDATLPGVLHNRHIVNYHTDERKTGAGFTAYQMRFAKFLLSMLYFNFLYDELAAAGAALLDDRHRLRAAAVGELVARSTRLDRDENVMRLTALEIAYRKLGGRYAEFGGLLAARGPGLLEEAARDMADFALLIAAWEPLVRAAAATHVPGAAR